In a single window of the Panthera leo isolate Ple1 chromosome A1, P.leo_Ple1_pat1.1, whole genome shotgun sequence genome:
- the RGS14 gene encoding regulator of G-protein signaling 14 produces MPGKPKHLGVPNGRMVLAVSDGELSSTAGPQGQGDGRGSSLSIHSLPSGPSSPFSTEEQPVASWGLSFERLLQDPLGLAYFTEFLKKEFSAENVTFWKACERFQQIPASDTQQLAQEARHIYREFLSSQALSPVNIDRQAWLGEEVLAEPRPDMFREQQLQIFNLMKFDSYARFVKSPLYRECLLAEAEGRPLREPGSSSPGSPDSTRKKPKLKSGKSLPLGVEELGHQPSAEGSGGRPLRKSFRKELAGGAPNSALRRESQGSLNSSASLDLGFLAFVSSKSESHRKSLGSTEGESESRPGKYCCVYLPDGTASLALARPGLTIRDMLAGICEKRGLSLPDIKVYLVGNEQKALVLDQDCTVLADQEVRLENRITFELELAALDRVVRISAKPTKRLQEALQPILTKHGLSPQQVALCLPGEKQPLDLGKLVSSVAAQRLVLDTLPGVKTPEAGDTAPCRSQGGQPRTQNKATHPSSLSLNSMAQATTGKRQTCDIEGLVELLNRVQSSGAHDQRGLLRKEDLVLPEFLQLPVQGPNSQEAPPQTESEVQPKGDPLDSTAHSAL; encoded by the exons ATGCCGGGGAAGCCCAAGCACCTGGGCGTCCCCAACGGGCGCATG GTTCTGGCTGTCTCAGATGGAG AGCTGAGCAGCACAGCAGGGCCCCAGGGCCAGGGTGACGGCCGAGGAAGCTCTCTCAGTATCCACAGCCTCCCCAGTGGCCCCAGCAGCCCCTTCTCCACTGAGGAGCAGCCTGTGGCCAGCTGGGGCCTATCCTTTGAGCGGCTGCTGCAGGACCCGCTGGGGCTGGCATATTTCACT GAGTTCCTGAAGAAGGAGTTCAGTGCTGAGAATGTAACTTTCTGGAAGGCCTGTGAGCGCTTCCAGCAGATCCCTGCCAGCGACACCCAGCAG CTTGCTCAGGAGGCCCGCCACATCTACCGGGAGTTCCTGTCCAGCCAGGCACTGAGCCCAGTGAACATAGACCGGCAGGCTTGGCTAGGCGAGGAGGTGCTGGCAGAGCCTCGACCGGACATGTTCCGGGAACAGCAGCTCCAG ATCTTCAACTTGATGAAGTTCGACAGCTATGCGCGCTTCGTCAAGTCCCCGCTGTACCGAGAATGTCTCCTGGCGGAGGCCGAGGGACGACCCCTGCGGGAACCTGGCTCCTCCAGCCCCGGCAGCCCCGACTCCACCAGGAAG AAACCGAAGCTGAAGTCCGGGAAGTCGCTGCCGCTGGGCGTGGAGGAGTTGGGGCACCAGCCTTCTGCTGAGGGCTCTGGCGGCCGCCCGCTCCGCAAGTCTTTCCGCAAGG AACTGGCAGGCGGGGCCCCAAACTCAGCCTTGCGCAGAGAGTCCCAGGGCTCCCTCAACTCGTCTGCCAGTCTGGACCTCGGCTTCCTTGCCTTTGTAAGCAGCAAATCTGAG AGCCACAGGAAAAGCCTTGGGAGCACAGAAGGTGAGAGCGAAAGCAGGCCAGGGAAGTACTGCTGCGTGTACCTGCCCGATGGCACAGCCTCCTTGGCCCTGGCCCGACCTGGCCTCACCATCCGTGACATGCTGGCAGGCATCTGTGAGAAACGAGGTCTCTCTCTACCTGACATCAAAGTCTACCTGGTGGGCAATGAGCAG AAGGCTCTGGTCCTGGATCAGGACTGCACCGTGTTGGCGGACCAGGAAGTGCGGCTGGAGAACAGGATCACCTTCGA GCTCGAGTTGGCGGCGCTGGATCGCGTGGTGCGAATCTCCGCCAAGCCCACCAAGCGACTGCAGGAGGCGCTGCAGCCCATTCTGACGAAGCACGGCCTGAGCCCGCAGCAGGTGGCACTGTGCCTG CCAGGCGAGAAGCAGCCGCTGGATCTGGGGAAGCTAGTGAGCTCGGTGGCGGCCCAGAGACTGGTTTTGGACACACTCCCAG GGGTGAAGACTCCCGAAGCTGGAGACACAGCCCCGTGCCGCAGCCAG GGCGGCCAGCCTAGAACTCAGAACAAGGCCACCCATCCCTCTTCACTGTCCCTCAACTCGATGGCCCAGGCAACCACTGGGAAGCGGCAGACCTGTGACATTGAAG GCCTAGTGGAGCTGCTGAATCGGGTGCAGAGCAGCGGGGCCCATGACCAGAGGGGCCTTCTGCGCAAAGAGGACCTGGTGCTTCCAGAATTTCTGCAGCTGCCTGTCCAAGGGCCCAACTCCCAGGAGGCCCCACCACAGACTGAATCAGAGGTCCAACCCAAGGGGGACCCCTTGGACTCCACTGCCCACTCAGCCCTCTGA